One stretch of Labrus bergylta chromosome 24, fLabBer1.1, whole genome shotgun sequence DNA includes these proteins:
- the LOC109984165 gene encoding poly(rC)-binding protein 3 isoform X3 — MEPIKVQSEGGLNVTLTIRLLMHGKEVGSIIGKKGETVKKMREDSGARINISEGNCPERIVTITGPTDAIFKAFAMIAYKFEEDIINSMSNSPATSKPPVTLRLVVPASQCGSLIGKGGSKIKEMRESTGAQVQVAGDMLPNSTERAVTISGAPEAIIQCVKQICVVMLESPPKGATIPYRPKPASTPVIFSGGQVRADPLGASTANLSLLLQHQPLPAYTIQGQYAIPHPDQLSKLHQLAMQQTPFTPLGQTTPAFPAGLDASNQASTHELTIPNDLIGCIIGRQGTKINEIRQMSGAQIKIANAMEGSSERQITITGTPANISLAQYLINARFRDVAAMWNDPSSMTTS, encoded by the exons ATGGAGCCCATCAAGGTCCAATCAGAAGGTGGACTGAATGTGACCCTCACCATTCGCCTGCTGATGCACGGCAAG gaGGTCGGAAGCATAATAGGAAAG AAAGGAGAGACGGTGAAGAAAATGCGTGAAGAT AGCGGTGCCCGTATCAACATCTCAGAGGGGAATTGCCCTGAGCGGATAGTCACCATCACCGGGCCGACAGACGCTATTTTCAAGGCATTTGCCATGATCGCCTACAAGTTTGAGGAG GATATAATCAACTCTATGAGCAACAGTCCAGCCACCAGTAAACCCCCTGTAACCCTGAGGCTCGTCGTCCCAGCCAGCCAGTGCGGCTCGCTTATCGGGAAAGGAGGCTCCAAAATCAAAGAAATGAGAGAG TCCACAGGAGCTCAGGTGCAGGTTGCAGGCGACATGCTCCCCAACTCCACCGAGCGGGCGGTGACCATCTCAGGGGCCCCTGAAGCCATCATCCAGTGTGTCAAACAGATCTGTGTGGTGATGCTGGAG TCCCCACCGAAAGGTGCCACCATCCCCTACCGCCCCAAGCCTGCCTCCACCCCTGTCATTTTTTCAGGTGGCCAGGTAAGAGCAGACCCACTGGGGGCGTCCACAGCCAACCTCAGCCTCTTACTGCAGCACCAGCCACTGCCT GCTTATACCATTCAAGGACAGTACGCCATCCCTCATCCAGAT cAGTTGAGCAAGCTCCACCAGTTGGCTATGCAGCAAACCCCCTTTACCCCCCTTGGACAGACCACCCCTGCCTTCCCCG CAGGTCTGGATGCCAGTAACCAGGCCAGTACTCATGAACTCACCATTCCCAATGAT CTAATAGGCTGCATAATCGGACGCCAGGGAACCAAAATCAACGAGATCCGTCAGATGTCTGGGGCGCAGATCAAAATTGCTAACGCCATGGAAGGGTCATCGGAGCGCCAGATCACCATCACAGGGACCCCCGCCAACATCAGCCTGGCCCAGTACCTCATCAATGCAAG GTTCAGAGACGTGGCGGCCATGTGGAACGACCCATCTTCCATGACCACATCCTGA
- the LOC109984165 gene encoding poly(rC)-binding protein 3 isoform X5 has protein sequence MEPIKVQSEGGLNVTLTIRLLMHGKEVGSIIGKKGETVKKMREDSGARINISEGNCPERIVTITGPTDAIFKAFAMIAYKFEEDIINSMSNSPATSKPPVTLRLVVPASQCGSLIGKGGSKIKEMRESTGAQVQVAGDMLPNSTERAVTISGAPEAIIQCVKQICVVMLESPPKGATIPYRPKPASTPVIFSGGQVRADPLGASTANLSLLLQHQPLPAYTIQGQYAIPHPDQLSKLHQLAMQQTPFTPLGQTTPAFPAAGLDASNQASTHELTIPNDAA, from the exons ATGGAGCCCATCAAGGTCCAATCAGAAGGTGGACTGAATGTGACCCTCACCATTCGCCTGCTGATGCACGGCAAG gaGGTCGGAAGCATAATAGGAAAG AAAGGAGAGACGGTGAAGAAAATGCGTGAAGAT AGCGGTGCCCGTATCAACATCTCAGAGGGGAATTGCCCTGAGCGGATAGTCACCATCACCGGGCCGACAGACGCTATTTTCAAGGCATTTGCCATGATCGCCTACAAGTTTGAGGAG GATATAATCAACTCTATGAGCAACAGTCCAGCCACCAGTAAACCCCCTGTAACCCTGAGGCTCGTCGTCCCAGCCAGCCAGTGCGGCTCGCTTATCGGGAAAGGAGGCTCCAAAATCAAAGAAATGAGAGAG TCCACAGGAGCTCAGGTGCAGGTTGCAGGCGACATGCTCCCCAACTCCACCGAGCGGGCGGTGACCATCTCAGGGGCCCCTGAAGCCATCATCCAGTGTGTCAAACAGATCTGTGTGGTGATGCTGGAG TCCCCACCGAAAGGTGCCACCATCCCCTACCGCCCCAAGCCTGCCTCCACCCCTGTCATTTTTTCAGGTGGCCAGGTAAGAGCAGACCCACTGGGGGCGTCCACAGCCAACCTCAGCCTCTTACTGCAGCACCAGCCACTGCCT GCTTATACCATTCAAGGACAGTACGCCATCCCTCATCCAGAT cAGTTGAGCAAGCTCCACCAGTTGGCTATGCAGCAAACCCCCTTTACCCCCCTTGGACAGACCACCCCTGCCTTCCCCG CAGCAGGTCTGGATGCCAGTAACCAGGCCAGTACTCATGAACTCACCATTCCCAATGAT GCTGCATAA
- the LOC109984165 gene encoding poly(rC)-binding protein 3 isoform X1, protein MEPIKVQSEGGLNVTLTIRLLMHGKEVGSIIGKKGETVKKMREDSGARINISEGNCPERIVTITGPTDAIFKAFAMIAYKFEEDIINSMSNSPATSKPPVTLRLVVPASQCGSLIGKGGSKIKEMRESTGAQVQVAGDMLPNSTERAVTISGAPEAIIQCVKQICVVMLESPPKGATIPYRPKPASTPVIFSGGQVRADPLGASTANLSLLLQHQPLPAYTIQGQYAIPHPDQLSKLHQLAMQQTPFTPLGQTTPAFPAAGLDASNQASTHELTIPNDLIGCIIGRQGTKINEIRQMSGAQIKIANAMEGSSERQITITGTPANISLAQYLINARFRDVAAMWNDPSSMTTS, encoded by the exons ATGGAGCCCATCAAGGTCCAATCAGAAGGTGGACTGAATGTGACCCTCACCATTCGCCTGCTGATGCACGGCAAG gaGGTCGGAAGCATAATAGGAAAG AAAGGAGAGACGGTGAAGAAAATGCGTGAAGAT AGCGGTGCCCGTATCAACATCTCAGAGGGGAATTGCCCTGAGCGGATAGTCACCATCACCGGGCCGACAGACGCTATTTTCAAGGCATTTGCCATGATCGCCTACAAGTTTGAGGAG GATATAATCAACTCTATGAGCAACAGTCCAGCCACCAGTAAACCCCCTGTAACCCTGAGGCTCGTCGTCCCAGCCAGCCAGTGCGGCTCGCTTATCGGGAAAGGAGGCTCCAAAATCAAAGAAATGAGAGAG TCCACAGGAGCTCAGGTGCAGGTTGCAGGCGACATGCTCCCCAACTCCACCGAGCGGGCGGTGACCATCTCAGGGGCCCCTGAAGCCATCATCCAGTGTGTCAAACAGATCTGTGTGGTGATGCTGGAG TCCCCACCGAAAGGTGCCACCATCCCCTACCGCCCCAAGCCTGCCTCCACCCCTGTCATTTTTTCAGGTGGCCAGGTAAGAGCAGACCCACTGGGGGCGTCCACAGCCAACCTCAGCCTCTTACTGCAGCACCAGCCACTGCCT GCTTATACCATTCAAGGACAGTACGCCATCCCTCATCCAGAT cAGTTGAGCAAGCTCCACCAGTTGGCTATGCAGCAAACCCCCTTTACCCCCCTTGGACAGACCACCCCTGCCTTCCCCG CAGCAGGTCTGGATGCCAGTAACCAGGCCAGTACTCATGAACTCACCATTCCCAATGAT CTAATAGGCTGCATAATCGGACGCCAGGGAACCAAAATCAACGAGATCCGTCAGATGTCTGGGGCGCAGATCAAAATTGCTAACGCCATGGAAGGGTCATCGGAGCGCCAGATCACCATCACAGGGACCCCCGCCAACATCAGCCTGGCCCAGTACCTCATCAATGCAAG GTTCAGAGACGTGGCGGCCATGTGGAACGACCCATCTTCCATGACCACATCCTGA
- the LOC109984165 gene encoding poly(rC)-binding protein 3 isoform X6, whose translation MEPIKVQSEGGLNVTLTIRLLMHGKEVGSIIGKKGETVKKMREDSGARINISEGNCPERIVTITGPTDAIFKAFAMIAYKFEEDIINSMSNSPATSKPPVTLRLVVPASQCGSLIGKGGSKIKEMRESTGAQVQVAGDMLPNSTERAVTISGAPEAIIQCVKQICVVMLESPPKGATIPYRPKPASTPVIFSGGQVRADPLGASTANLSLLLQHQPLPAYTIQGQYAIPHPDQLSKLHQLAMQQTPFTPLGQTTPAFPAGLDASNQASTHELTIPNDAA comes from the exons ATGGAGCCCATCAAGGTCCAATCAGAAGGTGGACTGAATGTGACCCTCACCATTCGCCTGCTGATGCACGGCAAG gaGGTCGGAAGCATAATAGGAAAG AAAGGAGAGACGGTGAAGAAAATGCGTGAAGAT AGCGGTGCCCGTATCAACATCTCAGAGGGGAATTGCCCTGAGCGGATAGTCACCATCACCGGGCCGACAGACGCTATTTTCAAGGCATTTGCCATGATCGCCTACAAGTTTGAGGAG GATATAATCAACTCTATGAGCAACAGTCCAGCCACCAGTAAACCCCCTGTAACCCTGAGGCTCGTCGTCCCAGCCAGCCAGTGCGGCTCGCTTATCGGGAAAGGAGGCTCCAAAATCAAAGAAATGAGAGAG TCCACAGGAGCTCAGGTGCAGGTTGCAGGCGACATGCTCCCCAACTCCACCGAGCGGGCGGTGACCATCTCAGGGGCCCCTGAAGCCATCATCCAGTGTGTCAAACAGATCTGTGTGGTGATGCTGGAG TCCCCACCGAAAGGTGCCACCATCCCCTACCGCCCCAAGCCTGCCTCCACCCCTGTCATTTTTTCAGGTGGCCAGGTAAGAGCAGACCCACTGGGGGCGTCCACAGCCAACCTCAGCCTCTTACTGCAGCACCAGCCACTGCCT GCTTATACCATTCAAGGACAGTACGCCATCCCTCATCCAGAT cAGTTGAGCAAGCTCCACCAGTTGGCTATGCAGCAAACCCCCTTTACCCCCCTTGGACAGACCACCCCTGCCTTCCCCG CAGGTCTGGATGCCAGTAACCAGGCCAGTACTCATGAACTCACCATTCCCAATGAT GCTGCATAA
- the LOC109984165 gene encoding poly(rC)-binding protein 3 isoform X4: MEPIKVQSEGGLNVTLTIRLLMHGKEVGSIIGKKGETVKKMREDSGARINISEGNCPERIVTITGPTDAIFKAFAMIAYKFEEDIINSMSNSPATSKPPVTLRLVVPASQCGSLIGKGGSKIKEMRESTGAQVQVAGDMLPNSTERAVTISGAPEAIIQCVKQICVVMLESPPKGATIPYRPKPASTPVIFSGGQVRADPLGASTANLSLLLQHQPLPAYTIQGQYAIPHPDLSKLHQLAMQQTPFTPLGQTTPAFPAGLDASNQASTHELTIPNDLIGCIIGRQGTKINEIRQMSGAQIKIANAMEGSSERQITITGTPANISLAQYLINARFRDVAAMWNDPSSMTTS, from the exons ATGGAGCCCATCAAGGTCCAATCAGAAGGTGGACTGAATGTGACCCTCACCATTCGCCTGCTGATGCACGGCAAG gaGGTCGGAAGCATAATAGGAAAG AAAGGAGAGACGGTGAAGAAAATGCGTGAAGAT AGCGGTGCCCGTATCAACATCTCAGAGGGGAATTGCCCTGAGCGGATAGTCACCATCACCGGGCCGACAGACGCTATTTTCAAGGCATTTGCCATGATCGCCTACAAGTTTGAGGAG GATATAATCAACTCTATGAGCAACAGTCCAGCCACCAGTAAACCCCCTGTAACCCTGAGGCTCGTCGTCCCAGCCAGCCAGTGCGGCTCGCTTATCGGGAAAGGAGGCTCCAAAATCAAAGAAATGAGAGAG TCCACAGGAGCTCAGGTGCAGGTTGCAGGCGACATGCTCCCCAACTCCACCGAGCGGGCGGTGACCATCTCAGGGGCCCCTGAAGCCATCATCCAGTGTGTCAAACAGATCTGTGTGGTGATGCTGGAG TCCCCACCGAAAGGTGCCACCATCCCCTACCGCCCCAAGCCTGCCTCCACCCCTGTCATTTTTTCAGGTGGCCAGGTAAGAGCAGACCCACTGGGGGCGTCCACAGCCAACCTCAGCCTCTTACTGCAGCACCAGCCACTGCCT GCTTATACCATTCAAGGACAGTACGCCATCCCTCATCCAGAT TTGAGCAAGCTCCACCAGTTGGCTATGCAGCAAACCCCCTTTACCCCCCTTGGACAGACCACCCCTGCCTTCCCCG CAGGTCTGGATGCCAGTAACCAGGCCAGTACTCATGAACTCACCATTCCCAATGAT CTAATAGGCTGCATAATCGGACGCCAGGGAACCAAAATCAACGAGATCCGTCAGATGTCTGGGGCGCAGATCAAAATTGCTAACGCCATGGAAGGGTCATCGGAGCGCCAGATCACCATCACAGGGACCCCCGCCAACATCAGCCTGGCCCAGTACCTCATCAATGCAAG GTTCAGAGACGTGGCGGCCATGTGGAACGACCCATCTTCCATGACCACATCCTGA
- the LOC109984165 gene encoding poly(rC)-binding protein 3 isoform X2, translating into MEPIKVQSEGGLNVTLTIRLLMHGKEVGSIIGKKGETVKKMREDSGARINISEGNCPERIVTITGPTDAIFKAFAMIAYKFEEDIINSMSNSPATSKPPVTLRLVVPASQCGSLIGKGGSKIKEMRESTGAQVQVAGDMLPNSTERAVTISGAPEAIIQCVKQICVVMLESPPKGATIPYRPKPASTPVIFSGGQVRADPLGASTANLSLLLQHQPLPAYTIQGQYAIPHPDLSKLHQLAMQQTPFTPLGQTTPAFPAAGLDASNQASTHELTIPNDLIGCIIGRQGTKINEIRQMSGAQIKIANAMEGSSERQITITGTPANISLAQYLINARFRDVAAMWNDPSSMTTS; encoded by the exons ATGGAGCCCATCAAGGTCCAATCAGAAGGTGGACTGAATGTGACCCTCACCATTCGCCTGCTGATGCACGGCAAG gaGGTCGGAAGCATAATAGGAAAG AAAGGAGAGACGGTGAAGAAAATGCGTGAAGAT AGCGGTGCCCGTATCAACATCTCAGAGGGGAATTGCCCTGAGCGGATAGTCACCATCACCGGGCCGACAGACGCTATTTTCAAGGCATTTGCCATGATCGCCTACAAGTTTGAGGAG GATATAATCAACTCTATGAGCAACAGTCCAGCCACCAGTAAACCCCCTGTAACCCTGAGGCTCGTCGTCCCAGCCAGCCAGTGCGGCTCGCTTATCGGGAAAGGAGGCTCCAAAATCAAAGAAATGAGAGAG TCCACAGGAGCTCAGGTGCAGGTTGCAGGCGACATGCTCCCCAACTCCACCGAGCGGGCGGTGACCATCTCAGGGGCCCCTGAAGCCATCATCCAGTGTGTCAAACAGATCTGTGTGGTGATGCTGGAG TCCCCACCGAAAGGTGCCACCATCCCCTACCGCCCCAAGCCTGCCTCCACCCCTGTCATTTTTTCAGGTGGCCAGGTAAGAGCAGACCCACTGGGGGCGTCCACAGCCAACCTCAGCCTCTTACTGCAGCACCAGCCACTGCCT GCTTATACCATTCAAGGACAGTACGCCATCCCTCATCCAGAT TTGAGCAAGCTCCACCAGTTGGCTATGCAGCAAACCCCCTTTACCCCCCTTGGACAGACCACCCCTGCCTTCCCCG CAGCAGGTCTGGATGCCAGTAACCAGGCCAGTACTCATGAACTCACCATTCCCAATGAT CTAATAGGCTGCATAATCGGACGCCAGGGAACCAAAATCAACGAGATCCGTCAGATGTCTGGGGCGCAGATCAAAATTGCTAACGCCATGGAAGGGTCATCGGAGCGCCAGATCACCATCACAGGGACCCCCGCCAACATCAGCCTGGCCCAGTACCTCATCAATGCAAG GTTCAGAGACGTGGCGGCCATGTGGAACGACCCATCTTCCATGACCACATCCTGA